The sequence ACTGTGGTCGTCGTAGTTTTATGCTCGCAGGTGGCTGTGACTGGCACAGGCGTACGCGTACTTCGACAGCGGTTTTCAATTGTTGTTAGGTGCAGCACCTGTTGAAGGCGCAGTTCTGGGCTGACGCGGCGATGACGCTCGAAGCAAAGGCTGCATGCTGAAGTCTACAGGTGTGGACTTGGGAGACACGATGTCGCTACTGTCGTCAAAGACATTTCGAAGCTGAAATGAGCGAGACAACTGGGAGATTCTACCTTTCGCTTGATCCTTGAAAGATCTGAATGTTCTGGATGTAGTGCTAAAGACTCGCATTGTTGACTTGGAAACCTCCCTGTTTCGCACTGTAGACTCTACAACAGCGACTCGGTCAACCTCGAGAGATGGTAGTGGCGAGGGGAAGAAGACCTTTTACATGTATGATCGTTGTGTTGAACGCTCAGAGCTACGGGGACTCTGGGCTGCGGCCACAAAAAGTAATGGAGGCCAAGTCTGACTTGGATTGCATCTGGAACTCGGTTGTCCTTTCCAATCAAGCGAAACTGAGGCTGAAGATATTGCGTGTTGCTCAATTACAGAGGAATGCCCGGAAAGCTGCGAAACTATAGCTTGAAAAGACTGGCAAGATCAACGAGGCAAAAGTGAAGAACGGGGTGTCAGGTCATTAACGAGTATTGACCTTCGAGTTCAACATGTCTGCGCAACCACTATCCCTGTTTAAAGAGCTATTCGACCAGTTGATTTATGTGTATGACATCTGCCATACGTTGCCCGTCTATTCGTCTTTGGCGTCTTGGATAGAGCCCCAACGAACCCATAATCAGATCTAGCTCGAGCACCACCAAGCCCACATTTGTAGCGTTGTAACCTATATGAGCGGCAGACGATTCCTGGTATTTGAAGTATCGTTACAGATAGTCGTTGACGCCTGATAAATTGGGTTCTGAGGCCGTACAGGCGCTCACGCTGCCACGAGAAAGCTGAAGCTCAATGAGGAACTACCCGTTCGCACAAAGGGGTTTCAAAAATGTTCTCTCGAACTAGTGCTGTGGCTCTATTATACATAAAAGGGGAATTTGGTAAATGTCGTATCCTTGTAGGCGTATAGCTTCATCCAAGCGACTCTAACTTCACGATCCAATCTATTCTCCATTCTCCTGCATGTGTTGTCCTGACTTCTACCCTGACTGGGCCTCCACGGCCCCGTGGAAGTCCTTCAAGAACCTCCACctgctcttctccttccaTCCATTTTCTTTCCAATCATTGACCTTGTCCGGGAAAAAATTGATCACATCCAGAAGAGTGCTATCGTGGGCAACGACCACGAACACATCGTCTCTTGCATCAAGCTCAATGACCTTGCCCACTGACTTTTCTGCCTCAGCCACGTTTCTATCTGGGGCTTCTGAGAGATTCTGGTAGAATGGTTTATCTCGAACCTGTTGTGGGTGGACTTTTACTAGCACTTCACCTGGGCAAATACTTCCAGGCAGGAAGGGCGGGTTAGAAAACGGGGATGGTGAGATATTTTCAGGTAGAGGTAGATATTGTGAAGGCCGGAAAGAGCCACAGTGATGGGCTGTATCAGCACCCATGAGAACAAAGGTCGAAGGTGTAGTTCGAGCCAGCGCGGCCATATGACCGACGGTATGCTAGAAAGCACTGTTAGCTCGCCAGTACTTCAGTATATTGGTTGGCTTTCTTACACCGGGAGAAtcgagaagaaaaaaacttCCATCCTGAAAGTAGTCGACGGCACGGATGTCTCCAATCTTTGTGGCGCCTGAATGAGAGTTAAAGTCGATCTCGTGAAGTTCACGCCCCCTGTTTCGCATCAGCAACTGTGCCAGAAATACCAACTCGTCTACGTACTTGTAATCCGTCTCGAGAATTAATCCTTCAGGGTTTGCAGGATAACCGGGCAATAGAACGTCTTTAAACCCTGGGCCAACAACCAGAGAAGTCGTGGGGGGGAATGTTGAGGGGTCTCCAGAATGGTCAAGATGCCAATGGCTGAGGAGCACAGGTGTAAGTTGTCTTTCAGTTTGCAGGCAAAAAACTCAACATACCTCCAGATGATGGCTTTGATGTCGTTCAAGTCAATGGAAGCTTCTTTCAAAACCGAGGCAACATCAGTATCAACGGTTACAGAAGCTCCCGACTTCTCTGACTCTGCGACAAAAGACTGGATGACGGCTGGTGGGGAAGCACCAATGTCCTTGCGAAGCCCTAAGTCGAAGATGAGCTTCTGGCCGGATGAATGCTCGATCAAGAATGAGTATGCAGGGCACTCCAAGAAATCGTGACTTGGAACATGGTCCTTTACAAAGGTTGTCATTGGTATACGCAGCCGCGCAGTGCTGTCAATGACTCTGACATCCACCACGTTGGTTGAGGAGGGAAGTTCGAAGCTAGGAAGAGAGGCTGCCATGATGAGGAGAGATCTCGGATGTGCTGATATGTTTGTGATTGTGTCTTTAGTGGGATGTGTTTTATTAGGCGAGCAACCATTTATACACAACGTGTTACTCTTCCTGGCTGTTTAAGGTGATGCTATTCCTCCGCGTTGCAAGCCACCGCCCACTTTTTCGAAGCCATTCCCGCAGAGTT comes from Fusarium falciforme chromosome 11, complete sequence and encodes:
- a CDS encoding Lactamase-B domain-containing protein: MAASLPSFELPSSTNVVDVRVIDSTARLRIPMTTFVKDHVPSHDFLECPAYSFLIEHSSGQKLIFDLGLRKDIGASPPAVIQSFVAESEKSGASVTVDTDVASVLKEASIDLNDIKAIIWSHWHLDHSGDPSTFPPTTSLVVGPGFKDVLLPGYPANPEGLILETDYKGRELHEIDFNSHSGATKIGDIRAVDYFQDGSFFLLDSPGHTVGHMAALARTTPSTFVLMGADTAHHCGSFRPSQYLPLPENISPSPFSNPPFLPGSICPGEVLVKVHPQQVRDKPFYQNLSEAPDRNVAEAEKSVGKVIELDARDDVFVVVAHDSTLLDVINFFPDKVNDWKENGWKEKSRWRFLKDFHGAVEAQSG